Proteins encoded together in one Undibacterium sp. CCC3.4 window:
- the purU gene encoding formyltetrahydrofolate deformylase gives MSLQPEYILTLSCPDQRGIVHRVSGFLSDHACNIIDSAQFGDAQSATFFMRVHFALEDVNVADAALRAAFGLLGSELHMNWQLHDAHHKPRVILMVSKIGHCLNDLLFRYKSGLLPVEIKAIVSNHTDFYQLAASYNIPFHHLPLAAGADAAAKQAQEQKILALVAEHQIELVVLARYMQILSPQLCTALAGKAINIHHSFLPSFKGAKPYYQAHERGVKLIGATAHFVTGDLDEGPIIEQDVERVDHSMGPDTLTAIGRDVECVVLARAVKCFVEHRILLNGHKTVVFK, from the coding sequence ATGAGCTTGCAACCAGAATATATCCTCACTCTTTCTTGCCCCGATCAACGCGGCATTGTTCATCGTGTTTCGGGTTTTTTGTCCGATCACGCTTGTAATATTATCGATTCGGCTCAGTTCGGCGATGCGCAATCGGCGACTTTTTTCATGCGCGTGCATTTCGCATTGGAAGATGTGAATGTGGCCGATGCGGCCTTGCGCGCGGCCTTCGGGCTGCTCGGCAGCGAGCTGCATATGAATTGGCAATTGCACGATGCGCATCACAAGCCACGTGTGATTTTGATGGTGTCGAAAATCGGCCACTGTCTCAATGATTTGCTGTTCCGTTATAAGAGCGGTTTGCTGCCGGTGGAAATCAAGGCCATCGTCTCTAATCACACTGATTTTTACCAGCTCGCCGCCAGTTACAATATTCCCTTCCATCATTTGCCGCTGGCAGCCGGTGCCGATGCGGCGGCGAAACAAGCGCAGGAACAGAAAATTCTCGCGCTGGTGGCTGAGCATCAGATCGAGTTGGTGGTGTTAGCCAGATACATGCAGATTCTGTCGCCGCAACTGTGTACTGCTTTGGCGGGCAAGGCGATCAATATTCATCATTCTTTCTTGCCTAGTTTTAAAGGGGCCAAGCCGTATTATCAGGCGCATGAACGTGGTGTGAAGTTGATCGGCGCGACGGCCCATTTTGTTACCGGTGACCTGGACGAAGGGCCGATCATCGAACAAGATGTCGAGCGCGTCGATCATTCCATGGGGCCCGATACCTTGACGGCGATTGGTCGTGATGTGGAATGTGTGGTGTTGGCCCGTGCGGTTAAATGTTTTGTTGAGCATCGCATCTTACTCAATGGTCATAAAACGGTGGTATTCAAATAA
- a CDS encoding YaeQ family protein, translating into MAIKSTIYKADLNISDMDRGYYADHSLTIARHPSETDERMMIRVLAFAIHAAERLQFGRGISDTEEPDVMLKDYTEAFLLWVEVGQPDDRRLLKACGRSEQVLVYSFANASDIWWRQMNSRLDRAKNLCVMNVPAQQSQELAKLAQRSMQLQCTIQDGQIWMSAGDTQVQIDLQTWKALV; encoded by the coding sequence ATGGCAATCAAATCCACCATTTATAAGGCCGATCTGAATATCTCGGATATGGATCGCGGCTACTACGCCGACCATAGTTTAACGATCGCGCGTCATCCATCAGAAACCGATGAGCGCATGATGATACGGGTATTGGCGTTTGCGATTCATGCGGCCGAGCGGCTGCAATTCGGGCGCGGCATTTCCGATACGGAAGAGCCGGATGTGATGCTCAAAGATTATACCGAGGCATTTTTGTTGTGGGTAGAAGTAGGTCAGCCCGATGATCGGCGCTTACTTAAAGCTTGCGGCCGTTCCGAGCAGGTGCTGGTCTACAGTTTTGCTAACGCCAGTGATATCTGGTGGCGGCAAATGAATAGCCGACTCGATCGTGCCAAGAATTTGTGTGTGATGAATGTGCCAGCCCAGCAGAGCCAAGAATTGGCCAAGTTGGCGCAACGTTCTATGCAATTACAATGCACGATACAGGATGGGCAAATTTGGATGTCGGCTGGCGACACGCAAGTGCAGATTGATCTGCAGACTTGGAAAGCCTTGGTCTGA
- a CDS encoding carboxylesterase, translated as MNPLLDTIELESAPNPSAAIIWMHGLGADANDFVPIVKELDLRACPALRFVFPNAPSIPVTINGGYVMRAWYDILGTDIAKREDENGLRQSQLAIEQLIEREIARGIPAERIILAGFSQGCAMALQTGLRYPHKLAGFLCLSGYVPLRDVVAAERSPVNQATPVYLAHGNADTVIPLARAEQSRDLLIDLGYPVAWHEYRMAHSVCGEEIADISRWLSSVFAQPA; from the coding sequence ATGAACCCATTACTCGACACCATAGAACTGGAAAGTGCGCCCAACCCGAGCGCCGCCATCATCTGGATGCACGGCCTCGGTGCCGATGCCAATGATTTTGTCCCCATCGTCAAAGAACTCGATTTGCGTGCTTGCCCAGCTTTACGCTTTGTGTTTCCGAACGCGCCGAGCATCCCGGTAACGATCAATGGCGGCTACGTGATGCGCGCTTGGTACGACATACTCGGCACCGACATCGCCAAACGCGAAGATGAAAACGGCTTGCGTCAATCGCAACTGGCGATAGAACAATTGATAGAACGTGAAATCGCCCGCGGCATACCGGCCGAACGGATTATCTTGGCCGGTTTTTCACAAGGCTGCGCCATGGCCTTACAAACCGGCTTGCGCTATCCGCACAAACTGGCCGGCTTCTTGTGCTTATCCGGCTACGTACCGCTGCGCGATGTGGTCGCAGCCGAACGCAGCCCAGTGAATCAAGCGACGCCCGTGTATCTGGCCCACGGCAATGCCGACACAGTAATTCCGCTGGCACGTGCCGAGCAATCGCGCGATTTGCTGATCGACTTAGGCTACCCAGTCGCCTGGCATGAATACCGGATGGCGCATTCGGTCTGCGGCGAAGAAATTGCCGACATCAGCCGCTGGCTCAGCAGCGTCTTCGCACAACCGGCTTAA
- the mog gene encoding molybdopterin adenylyltransferase: protein MTPIDTITTERALRIGLVSISDRASAGVYQDQGLPALQQWLTAALTSPWEVETRLIPDDRMSIEATLIELVDQAHCDLVLTTGGTGPARRDVTPEATLAVASKAMPGFGEQMRQISLHFVPTAILSRQLAVIRETTDHAALILNLPGQPKAIKETLEGLKDSEGKQLVAGIFAAIPYCIDLIGGPYSRTNAAVCQAFRPKSAQRPPA, encoded by the coding sequence ATGACGCCTATTGATACCATCACGACCGAACGCGCCCTGCGCATCGGTTTGGTGTCGATTTCCGACCGCGCCTCGGCCGGCGTTTATCAAGACCAAGGCTTGCCGGCCTTGCAGCAGTGGTTAACTGCCGCACTGACCAGCCCTTGGGAAGTGGAAACGCGCCTGATCCCCGATGACCGCATGAGCATCGAAGCCACCTTGATCGAACTGGTTGATCAAGCCCACTGCGATCTGGTGCTGACCACCGGTGGTACTGGCCCGGCCCGCCGCGACGTCACGCCCGAAGCGACCTTAGCCGTAGCCAGCAAAGCCATGCCGGGCTTCGGCGAACAAATGCGCCAGATCAGCCTGCACTTCGTACCGACGGCGATTTTATCGCGGCAGTTGGCCGTCATTCGTGAAACTACCGATCATGCCGCGCTGATTCTGAATTTACCCGGGCAACCGAAAGCAATCAAAGAAACCTTGGAAGGCTTGAAAGACAGCGAGGGCAAGCAGCTCGTCGCCGGTATTTTTGCCGCCATTCCGTATTGCATCGACCTCATCGGCGGCCCGTACAGCCGCACCAACGCCGCGGTGTGCCAAGCATTCCGCCCGAAATCGGCGCAACGTCCGCCGGCCTGA
- the yjgA gene encoding ribosome biogenesis factor YjgA: MPNPNRGSCGYQSNEFEEEYDRPSKSQLKREMTALQKLGQELVEQPRDRVKRVPMPEDVRDAILTCQQITSHEGRRRQMQYVGKRMRTLDESEVALIQKTIDSWKGASKSETAAMHALERRRDKLLSDDNALTELMVEHPELDVQQLRTMIRNARKEQAENKPPKAYREVFQLLKQLQKAAAGDAELVDADAEDEDDDAY; this comes from the coding sequence ATGCCAAATCCAAATCGTGGCTCATGTGGCTACCAGTCTAACGAGTTTGAAGAAGAGTACGACCGTCCTTCCAAATCCCAGCTCAAGCGCGAAATGACCGCGCTGCAAAAACTCGGCCAAGAACTGGTCGAACAACCGCGTGATCGCGTCAAACGGGTACCGATGCCGGAAGACGTGCGCGATGCCATCCTGACTTGTCAGCAAATCACCAGCCACGAGGGTCGGCGTCGGCAAATGCAGTATGTCGGCAAAAGAATGCGCACGCTCGATGAGAGCGAAGTCGCATTGATCCAAAAAACCATAGACAGCTGGAAAGGCGCCTCGAAATCCGAGACCGCCGCCATGCATGCGCTCGAACGTCGCCGTGACAAATTGCTCAGCGATGACAATGCACTGACCGAGCTGATGGTCGAACATCCTGAGCTCGACGTGCAGCAATTGCGCACCATGATACGCAATGCCCGTAAAGAGCAAGCCGAAAACAAACCACCAAAAGCTTACCGCGAAGTGTTCCAATTGCTCAAGCAATTGCAAAAAGCTGCTGCCGGCGATGCCGAACTGGTGGATGCCGATGCTGAGGACGAGGACGATGACGCCTATTGA
- the pmbA gene encoding metalloprotease PmbA: MSKPVFTHSSEQLKQIAQDMLLFAKEKGASDAAVEISEGSGLSISVRKGKVETIEQNRDKGIGITVYIGQRRGNASTSDFSTQALRDTVDAAYNIARFTAEDDCAGLPDAELLEMAPRDLALCYPWLITAEQAIELAQRTEAAAFDVDPRISNSEGAGVHVQQSHFIAANSRGFLGGYPISRHTISVAPIAGKGAKMQRDDWYSSHRNPKQLASPEAIGRYAAERALARLNARKLSTRHCAVLFEAPLAAGLLGSFVQATSGGALYRKSSFLLDSLGTQVFPQHIQVLEDPHVLGAVGSSPFDDEGVKTTRRTVVDQGVLQGYFLSCYSARKLGMQTTGNAGGSHNLSLTSSQTKASDNFAAMLKKMGSGLLVTELMGQGVNYVTGDYSRGASGFWVEHGVIQYPVEEITIAGNMRDMFQQILAIGADTLVRGTKQTGSILIEKMMIAGS; encoded by the coding sequence ATGAGCAAACCAGTGTTTACCCATTCATCCGAGCAGTTGAAACAAATTGCACAGGATATGTTGCTTTTTGCTAAAGAAAAAGGCGCTTCCGATGCCGCCGTAGAAATCAGTGAGGGCAGCGGTTTATCGATCAGTGTCCGCAAAGGCAAAGTCGAAACGATAGAGCAGAATCGCGATAAGGGCATCGGTATTACCGTGTATATCGGTCAGCGTCGCGGCAATGCCAGCACCTCCGATTTTTCTACCCAAGCCTTGCGTGATACCGTCGATGCGGCCTACAACATTGCGCGCTTCACTGCCGAAGACGACTGTGCCGGTTTGCCCGATGCCGAGCTGCTGGAAATGGCACCGCGCGATCTGGCGCTCTGCTATCCTTGGCTGATTACGGCAGAACAGGCGATCGAACTGGCGCAGCGTACCGAAGCAGCTGCTTTTGATGTGGATCCACGCATCAGCAACAGTGAGGGGGCGGGGGTACACGTTCAACAATCACATTTCATCGCGGCGAACTCGCGCGGTTTTCTCGGTGGTTATCCGATTTCTCGGCACACGATATCGGTCGCGCCTATCGCTGGCAAGGGTGCCAAGATGCAGCGCGACGATTGGTATTCCTCGCACCGCAATCCCAAGCAATTGGCCTCGCCGGAAGCGATCGGGCGTTACGCTGCCGAACGCGCCTTGGCACGCTTGAATGCGCGCAAACTGTCGACGCGTCACTGCGCGGTCTTGTTTGAAGCACCGTTGGCAGCCGGCTTGCTCGGCTCCTTCGTACAAGCCACCTCGGGCGGGGCTTTGTATCGTAAATCCTCGTTTTTGCTCGATTCACTCGGTACGCAAGTTTTTCCGCAGCATATACAGGTGCTGGAAGATCCACATGTGCTCGGTGCGGTCGGTTCTTCTCCGTTCGATGATGAAGGCGTCAAGACCACGCGGCGTACCGTGGTCGATCAAGGGGTGTTGCAAGGATATTTTCTGTCCTGCTATTCGGCGCGTAAGCTGGGTATGCAAACTACCGGTAACGCCGGCGGTTCGCATAATTTGTCGCTGACTTCCAGTCAAACCAAGGCGAGCGATAATTTTGCCGCGATGCTCAAAAAAATGGGTAGCGGTTTGTTAGTGACCGAATTGATGGGGCAGGGCGTCAACTACGTTACTGGTGATTACTCTCGTGGAGCTTCCGGTTTTTGGGTGGAGCATGGGGTGATTCAGTATCCGGTTGAAGAGATCACCATCGCCGGCAATATGCGCGATATGTTTCAACAAATTCTTGCCATCGGTGCCGATACCTTGGTGCGTGGCACCAAGCAAACCGGCTCGATTTTGATCGAGAAAATGATGATCGCTGGCAGTTAA